One stretch of Oncorhynchus masou masou isolate Uvic2021 chromosome 9, UVic_Omas_1.1, whole genome shotgun sequence DNA includes these proteins:
- the LOC135545845 gene encoding glycerophosphoinositol inositolphosphodiesterase GDPD2-like isoform X2 — MMSEDSCCRICCRGVYSCYWRHPSERIRKCSRCRLSVLTAVSLLTLFWMYVCLMAFNDREDVNWKAFSILKLWVNWFMVLIIISAVLTIYCTLLLVFALFQLALKEPLDLHCLHKLFLFLGVVFITLGIAGISLQWKEEWHTVLLSLQATAPFLQMGGVGALTLVSWLVFQGFHRSRRVASKILIMVVFAGVSVAMFLSPLLIQSPCLVDEKQLPPKPALFGHRGAPMLAPENTMMSFRRSVGCNVTAFETDVQLSKDRVPYLMHDNGNHFLRRTTDVLQKFPGKDLNHSTNLTWEELQELNTGDWFLKTDPFRSVSQLSEQEKKTAGNQSVPSLLQLLDLAKTHNTSVIFDLKNDNNNDTNDTVKTILNSGIPHDKILWLPPTHREDVKKVAPGFKQVYNNVLDMNHDGADYLNVKYSALSVAEIGELRNRNVSVNLWVVNEPWLFSLMWCSGASSVTTNACSVLQDKNKPDWTMGRDTYRCIWITLDLGSLLIMFTLFILNRRKEMHTFSALESRELSSFLPSE, encoded by the exons ATGATGTCAGAGGACAGCTGTTGCCGAATATGCTGCAGGGGGGTATATAGCTGCTACTGGAGGCACCCCAGTGAGAGGATACGAAAA TGCTCCCGCTGCAGGTTGTCAGTCCTTACCGCTGTGTCCCTCCTCACTCTGTTCTGGATGTACGTCTGTCTGATGGCCTTCAATGACCGCGAGGATGTTAACTG GAAGGCCTTTTCCATTCTGAAACTGTGGGTGAACTGGTTCATGGTGCTAATCATCATCTCTGCTGTGTTGACCATCTACTGCACCCTATTACTG GTCTTTGCGCTGTTCCAACTTGCCTTGAAAGAGCCTTTGGACTTACACTGTCTGCACAAG TTGTTCCTGTTTTTAGGTGTGGTCTTCATCACCCTGGGCATCGCTGGAATAAGTCTACAGTGGAAAGAAGAGTGGCACACGGTTCTTCTGTCACTGCAG GCCACGGCTCCATTCctacagatgggaggggttggagCCCTGACCCTGGTCAGCTGGCTGGTGTTCCAGGGCTTCCATAGATCCCGCAGAGTAG CCTCTAAGATCCTCATCATGGTAGTGTTTGCTGGCGTGTCAGTGGCAATGTTCCTCAGCCCACTCCTCATCCAATCCCCTTGTCTGGTGGACGAGAAACAGCTGCCCCCTAAACCTGCCCTCTTTGGTCATCGCGGAGCACCAATG cTGGCCCCAGAGAACACCATGATGTCGTTCAGGAGGAGTGTGGGGTGCAACGTGACTGCCTTTGAGACGGACGTGCAGCTCAG TAAGGACAGAGTTCCTTACCTGATGCACGACAACGGCAACCATTTCCTGAGGAGGACTACAGATGTTCTACAGAAGTTCCCTGGGAAAGACTTGAACCACAGCACAAACCTCACCTGGGAGGAGCTACAGGAATTAAACACTGGTGATTGGTTCCTGAAG ACAGATCCATTCCGTTCAGTGTCCCAGCTCTCAGAACAGGAGAAGAAGACAGCTGGGAACCAGAGTGTTCCCTCTCTTCTGCAGCTGCTTGACCTGGCCAAGACTCATAACACCTCTGTCATCTTTGACTTGAAGAATGACAACAACAATGACACTAATGACACTGTGAAAACCATCCTCAACTCTGGCATCCCCCACGACAAG aTCCTCTGGCTTCCCCCCACACATAGGGAGGATGTGAAGAAGGTTGCACCAGGGTTCAAACAGGTTTACAACAATGTGCTTGATATGAACCATGATGGAGCAGATTATCTGAATGTCAAGTACAGTGCGTTGAGCGTCGCAGAGATCGG GGAGCTTCGGAACAGGAATGTTTCGGTGAACCTGTGGGTGGTGAATGAACCATGGCTCTTCTCTTTAATGTGGTGCTCGGGGGCCAGCTCTGTGACCACCAACGCCTGCTCTGTCCTACAGGACAAGAACAAGCCTGACTGGACAATG ggaCGTGATACATACAGATGTATATGGATCACATTGGACCTGGGGTCATTGCTCATAATGTTCACACTCTTCATCTTAAATAG AAGAAAAGAGATGCACACATTTTCTGCTTTGGAATCAAGAGAGCTATCTTCCTTCTTACCATCCGAATAG
- the LOC135545845 gene encoding glycerophosphoinositol inositolphosphodiesterase GDPD2-like isoform X3, protein MMSEDSCCRICCRGVYSCYWRHPSERIRKCSRCRLSVLTAVSLLTLFWMYVCLMAFNDREDVNWKAFSILKLWVNWFMVLIIISAVLTIYCTLLLVFALFQLALKEPLDLHCLHKLFLFLGVVFITLGIAGISLQWKEEWHTVLLSLQATAPFLQMGGVGALTLVSWLVFQGFHRSRRVASKILIMVVFAGVSVAMFLSPLLIQSPCLVDEKQLPPKPALFGHRGAPMLAPENTMMSFRRSVGCNVTAFETDVQLSKDRVPYLMHDNGNHFLRRTTDVLQKFPGKDLNHSTNLTWEELQELNTGDWFLKTDPFRSVSQLSEQEKKTAGNQSVPSLLQLLDLAKTHNTSVIFDLKNDNNNDTNDTVKTILNSGIPHDKILWLPPTHREDVKKVAPGFKQVYNNVLDMNHDGADYLNVKYSALSVAEIGELRNRNVSVNLWVVNEPWLFSLMWCSGASSVTTNACSVLQDKNKPDWTMGRDTYRCIWITLDLGSLLIMFTLFILNRKEMHTFSALESRELSSFLPSE, encoded by the exons ATGATGTCAGAGGACAGCTGTTGCCGAATATGCTGCAGGGGGGTATATAGCTGCTACTGGAGGCACCCCAGTGAGAGGATACGAAAA TGCTCCCGCTGCAGGTTGTCAGTCCTTACCGCTGTGTCCCTCCTCACTCTGTTCTGGATGTACGTCTGTCTGATGGCCTTCAATGACCGCGAGGATGTTAACTG GAAGGCCTTTTCCATTCTGAAACTGTGGGTGAACTGGTTCATGGTGCTAATCATCATCTCTGCTGTGTTGACCATCTACTGCACCCTATTACTG GTCTTTGCGCTGTTCCAACTTGCCTTGAAAGAGCCTTTGGACTTACACTGTCTGCACAAG TTGTTCCTGTTTTTAGGTGTGGTCTTCATCACCCTGGGCATCGCTGGAATAAGTCTACAGTGGAAAGAAGAGTGGCACACGGTTCTTCTGTCACTGCAG GCCACGGCTCCATTCctacagatgggaggggttggagCCCTGACCCTGGTCAGCTGGCTGGTGTTCCAGGGCTTCCATAGATCCCGCAGAGTAG CCTCTAAGATCCTCATCATGGTAGTGTTTGCTGGCGTGTCAGTGGCAATGTTCCTCAGCCCACTCCTCATCCAATCCCCTTGTCTGGTGGACGAGAAACAGCTGCCCCCTAAACCTGCCCTCTTTGGTCATCGCGGAGCACCAATG cTGGCCCCAGAGAACACCATGATGTCGTTCAGGAGGAGTGTGGGGTGCAACGTGACTGCCTTTGAGACGGACGTGCAGCTCAG TAAGGACAGAGTTCCTTACCTGATGCACGACAACGGCAACCATTTCCTGAGGAGGACTACAGATGTTCTACAGAAGTTCCCTGGGAAAGACTTGAACCACAGCACAAACCTCACCTGGGAGGAGCTACAGGAATTAAACACTGGTGATTGGTTCCTGAAG ACAGATCCATTCCGTTCAGTGTCCCAGCTCTCAGAACAGGAGAAGAAGACAGCTGGGAACCAGAGTGTTCCCTCTCTTCTGCAGCTGCTTGACCTGGCCAAGACTCATAACACCTCTGTCATCTTTGACTTGAAGAATGACAACAACAATGACACTAATGACACTGTGAAAACCATCCTCAACTCTGGCATCCCCCACGACAAG aTCCTCTGGCTTCCCCCCACACATAGGGAGGATGTGAAGAAGGTTGCACCAGGGTTCAAACAGGTTTACAACAATGTGCTTGATATGAACCATGATGGAGCAGATTATCTGAATGTCAAGTACAGTGCGTTGAGCGTCGCAGAGATCGG GGAGCTTCGGAACAGGAATGTTTCGGTGAACCTGTGGGTGGTGAATGAACCATGGCTCTTCTCTTTAATGTGGTGCTCGGGGGCCAGCTCTGTGACCACCAACGCCTGCTCTGTCCTACAGGACAAGAACAAGCCTGACTGGACAATG ggaCGTGATACATACAGATGTATATGGATCACATTGGACCTGGGGTCATTGCTCATAATGTTCACACTCTTCATCTTAAATAG AAAAGAGATGCACACATTTTCTGCTTTGGAATCAAGAGAGCTATCTTCCTTCTTACCATCCGAATAG
- the LOC135545845 gene encoding glycerophosphoinositol inositolphosphodiesterase GDPD2-like isoform X1, translated as MMSEDSCCRICCRGVYSCYWRHPSERIRKCSRCRLSVLTAVSLLTLFWMYVCLMAFNDREDVNWKAFSILKLWVNWFMVLIIISAVLTIYCTLLLVFALFQLALKEPLDLHCLHKLFLFLGVVFITLGIAGISLQWKEEWHTVLLSLQATAPFLQMGGVGALTLVSWLVFQGFHRSRRVASKILIMVVFAGVSVAMFLSPLLIQSPCLVDEKQLPPKPALFGHRGAPMLAPENTMMSFRRSVGCNVTAFETDVQLSKDRVPYLMHDNGNHFLRRTTDVLQKFPGKDLNHSTNLTWEELQELNTGDWFLKTDPFRSVSQLSEQEKKTAGNQSVPSLLQLLDLAKTHNTSVIFDLKNDNNNDTNDTVKTILNSGIPHDKILWLPPTHREDVKKVAPGFKQVYNNVLDMNHDGADYLNVKYSALSVAEIGELRNRNVSVNLWVVNEPWLFSLMWCSGASSVTTNACSVLQDKNKPDWTMGRDTYRCIWITLDLGSLLIMFTLFILNRTQEHHIKRHSIMRKWNNGLCLIVSRRKEMHTFSALESRELSSFLPSE; from the exons ATGATGTCAGAGGACAGCTGTTGCCGAATATGCTGCAGGGGGGTATATAGCTGCTACTGGAGGCACCCCAGTGAGAGGATACGAAAA TGCTCCCGCTGCAGGTTGTCAGTCCTTACCGCTGTGTCCCTCCTCACTCTGTTCTGGATGTACGTCTGTCTGATGGCCTTCAATGACCGCGAGGATGTTAACTG GAAGGCCTTTTCCATTCTGAAACTGTGGGTGAACTGGTTCATGGTGCTAATCATCATCTCTGCTGTGTTGACCATCTACTGCACCCTATTACTG GTCTTTGCGCTGTTCCAACTTGCCTTGAAAGAGCCTTTGGACTTACACTGTCTGCACAAG TTGTTCCTGTTTTTAGGTGTGGTCTTCATCACCCTGGGCATCGCTGGAATAAGTCTACAGTGGAAAGAAGAGTGGCACACGGTTCTTCTGTCACTGCAG GCCACGGCTCCATTCctacagatgggaggggttggagCCCTGACCCTGGTCAGCTGGCTGGTGTTCCAGGGCTTCCATAGATCCCGCAGAGTAG CCTCTAAGATCCTCATCATGGTAGTGTTTGCTGGCGTGTCAGTGGCAATGTTCCTCAGCCCACTCCTCATCCAATCCCCTTGTCTGGTGGACGAGAAACAGCTGCCCCCTAAACCTGCCCTCTTTGGTCATCGCGGAGCACCAATG cTGGCCCCAGAGAACACCATGATGTCGTTCAGGAGGAGTGTGGGGTGCAACGTGACTGCCTTTGAGACGGACGTGCAGCTCAG TAAGGACAGAGTTCCTTACCTGATGCACGACAACGGCAACCATTTCCTGAGGAGGACTACAGATGTTCTACAGAAGTTCCCTGGGAAAGACTTGAACCACAGCACAAACCTCACCTGGGAGGAGCTACAGGAATTAAACACTGGTGATTGGTTCCTGAAG ACAGATCCATTCCGTTCAGTGTCCCAGCTCTCAGAACAGGAGAAGAAGACAGCTGGGAACCAGAGTGTTCCCTCTCTTCTGCAGCTGCTTGACCTGGCCAAGACTCATAACACCTCTGTCATCTTTGACTTGAAGAATGACAACAACAATGACACTAATGACACTGTGAAAACCATCCTCAACTCTGGCATCCCCCACGACAAG aTCCTCTGGCTTCCCCCCACACATAGGGAGGATGTGAAGAAGGTTGCACCAGGGTTCAAACAGGTTTACAACAATGTGCTTGATATGAACCATGATGGAGCAGATTATCTGAATGTCAAGTACAGTGCGTTGAGCGTCGCAGAGATCGG GGAGCTTCGGAACAGGAATGTTTCGGTGAACCTGTGGGTGGTGAATGAACCATGGCTCTTCTCTTTAATGTGGTGCTCGGGGGCCAGCTCTGTGACCACCAACGCCTGCTCTGTCCTACAGGACAAGAACAAGCCTGACTGGACAATG ggaCGTGATACATACAGATGTATATGGATCACATTGGACCTGGGGTCATTGCTCATAATGTTCACACTCTTCATCTTAAATAG GACACAAGAGCATCATATAAAGAGACATTCTATAATGAGGAAGTGGAATAATGGTTTGTGTCTGATTGTCTCTAGAAGAAAAGAGATGCACACATTTTCTGCTTTGGAATCAAGAGAGCTATCTTCCTTCTTACCATCCGAATAG